In Calothrix sp. PCC 7507, one DNA window encodes the following:
- a CDS encoding SRPBCC family protein, protein MLHFQHSSIINAPPEVVWKFHERSDILQLLTPPWQPVQVIRREGGLEAGAITEFRLFLGLLPLTWLARHTKHEKYHLFIDEQISGPFESWVHRHEFALENGKTRLTDAISFSMPGGEAVEFVSGWLVQTQLEAMFRYRHYVTKRECESR, encoded by the coding sequence ATGCTGCACTTTCAACATTCTTCAATCATTAATGCACCACCAGAAGTAGTTTGGAAATTTCACGAAAGATCAGATATCCTACAACTGCTGACTCCTCCTTGGCAACCCGTTCAAGTAATCCGGCGTGAGGGGGGACTGGAGGCGGGTGCAATTACAGAATTTCGCCTATTTCTTGGCCTATTACCCTTGACTTGGTTAGCGCGTCACACTAAACACGAAAAATATCACCTGTTCATTGATGAACAAATATCCGGGCCTTTTGAATCTTGGGTACATCGACATGAATTTGCACTGGAAAATGGCAAAACCAGATTAACTGATGCTATTTCCTTTTCTATGCCTGGTGGAGAAGCAGTGGAATTTGTCAGTGGTTGGTTAGTGCAAACGCAACTAGAAGCTATGTTTCGCTACCGTCATTATGTGACTAAACGAGAGTGCGAATCGCGATAG
- a CDS encoding tetratricopeptide repeat protein, which translates to MTDQLEKSIYHYQKALVIKSDNAAVHSKLGQLYENQTKIEEAIYHYIKAIQFDPSHFQTYWKLKFSLLNLDRLPKTIDSSLLEAGISTLRQSIQLQPNFYFAHTVLGNLLTQQGKIEEAIACYQTASYKQTLLSYPELVEKHWNYHQKRQPDFLITGFMKCGTTSLYSYLSSHPQILPAVDKALRFFTDFLDQGLDWYLAHFPAILDSRNYLTGEATPIYINFPSLASKIYDCFPNIKLIILLRNPVERAISSYYHQHQAYGHYKLIQGSITNTIEKVLTRLHNLPSLLLLEPSVLKKNYQNDYIDDVLLPHLVGSLYIYYIKQWLNIFPKEQILIIKSEDLYNNPSVTMKQVYDFLNLPHAQLSEYRNSNPGSYPPISNELRGQLVEFFRPYNQQLEEYLGMNFKWD; encoded by the coding sequence ATGACAGACCAACTAGAAAAATCAATTTATCATTACCAAAAAGCTCTAGTTATTAAATCTGATAATGCTGCTGTTCACAGTAAATTAGGACAATTATATGAAAATCAAACTAAAATTGAAGAGGCAATTTATCACTACATAAAAGCTATTCAGTTTGACCCAAGTCATTTTCAAACATACTGGAAACTAAAATTCTCTTTATTGAATTTAGATCGGTTACCAAAAACAATCGATTCTAGTTTATTAGAAGCAGGAATTAGTACCTTGCGTCAGTCAATTCAGCTTCAACCCAATTTTTATTTTGCTCATACTGTCTTGGGCAACTTACTAACTCAACAAGGCAAAATAGAGGAGGCAATAGCTTGTTACCAAACTGCCAGTTATAAACAAACACTATTATCTTATCCCGAATTAGTAGAAAAGCATTGGAATTATCATCAAAAACGACAGCCAGATTTTCTGATTACGGGTTTTATGAAATGTGGTACTACCTCCCTTTATTCGTATCTAAGCTCTCATCCTCAAATCCTACCTGCCGTTGACAAAGCACTTCGCTTTTTCACAGATTTTTTAGACCAAGGACTTGATTGGTATCTAGCTCATTTTCCTGCTATTTTAGACAGTAGGAATTATCTGACTGGTGAAGCCACTCCTATATACATTAATTTTCCTAGCCTAGCTAGTAAAATATATGATTGCTTCCCCAATATAAAACTGATAATTCTTTTAAGAAATCCAGTAGAGAGAGCGATATCTTCTTATTATCATCAACATCAAGCATACGGTCATTATAAACTAATACAGGGTAGTATAACTAATACTATAGAAAAAGTTTTAACGAGATTACATAATTTGCCAAGTTTATTATTGCTTGAACCATCAGTTCTTAAGAAGAATTACCAAAATGATTACATAGATGATGTATTGTTGCCTCATTTAGTAGGCAGTTTATATATATATTACATAAAACAATGGCTAAATATTTTTCCTAAAGAACAAATTTTAATTATCAAGAGTGAAGACTTGTACAATAATCCATCAGTAACGATGAAGCAAGTTTATGATTTTCTGAACTTACCTCATGCTCAACTGAGCGAATATCGCAATTCAAATCCTGGTTCATATCCTCCCATTAGCAATGAATTACGCGGTCAGTTAGTAGAGTTTTTCCGTCCTTATAATCAGCAACTAGAGGAATATTTAGGGATGAACTTTAAATGGGATTAA
- the cysC gene encoding adenylyl-sulfate kinase codes for MKRNGLILWLTGLSGAGKTTIAQRLENKLQEQAYLVELLDGDAIRQNLSQGLSFTKEDRDINVRRIGYVANLLSRNGVIVIVSLISPYRAVRDELRYSTKNFFEIYVNTPIEVCEARDVKGLYAKARNGYIKSFTGIDDPYEEPLNPHITCDTTKETVDESVTKILHWLEGMNQLSGLVIPINSRENLNFSSLKI; via the coding sequence ATGAAACGAAATGGCCTAATTTTATGGTTAACTGGACTCAGCGGAGCAGGCAAGACTACAATTGCACAGCGATTAGAGAACAAGCTCCAAGAACAAGCTTACCTAGTGGAATTATTAGATGGAGATGCTATTCGCCAAAATCTTTCTCAAGGATTAAGTTTCACTAAAGAAGACCGCGATATCAATGTCAGACGCATTGGTTATGTAGCAAACTTACTTAGCCGTAATGGGGTAATAGTAATAGTTTCTCTCATCAGCCCCTACCGTGCTGTCAGAGATGAGTTGCGTTACTCTACCAAAAATTTTTTTGAGATATATGTCAATACACCTATAGAAGTTTGCGAAGCTAGGGATGTCAAGGGTTTATATGCAAAAGCTCGCAATGGATACATCAAGTCTTTTACGGGAATTGACGACCCTTATGAAGAACCGCTCAACCCCCACATCACCTGTGATACTACCAAAGAAACAGTTGACGAGAGCGTGACTAAGATTTTGCATTGGTTAGAAGGAATGAATCAATTATCAGGGTTAGTGATTCCCATTAATTCCAGAGAAAATCTCAACTTTTCATCTCTGAAAATATGA
- a CDS encoding ABC transporter ATP-binding protein gives MSDDIILQVNNLSKCFKIYPNPWHRAREWLSLGNNTYHQPFWSLKDVSFTVHKGAFFGIIGENGAGKSTLLKIITGVLKPTSGNYQLKGKVLSLLELGTDFNPELSGRGNAIYSAELLGFPEGYVQERIKEIEDFSELGDFFDRPMKLYSSGMKTRLAFSLFAFLECDVLILDEVLAVGDIFFQQKCYARLEELIAKQITIILVTHQLASVQQYCKEVIVLHRGEKIFQGESMKGIIKFHQLKMGLANNVSPTVLQEKVEVPLEMPDDFFWPADEVFIPVSFPQANYAQLISYTICNVKGEGCVNFLQGEQAYFCCEFQLKETIGVPIAVVMITNKFNVVIHSKSSCLQKVSVPQQVHHGDRVRFCRSINLSIAPGEYVLGFALVTMHADDYACIDELPQAEFNSRIQICDVYEKVGVFYVAPHYTFNHHSHFGLCNLPGDGQIQVIKSSK, from the coding sequence ATGAGTGATGATATTATTTTGCAGGTGAATAATTTAAGTAAATGTTTTAAGATTTATCCAAATCCCTGGCATCGTGCTAGAGAATGGTTAAGTTTGGGAAATAACACTTATCATCAGCCTTTTTGGTCGTTGAAAGATGTGTCCTTTACAGTGCATAAAGGAGCTTTTTTTGGTATTATTGGGGAAAATGGCGCGGGTAAAAGTACATTATTAAAAATAATTACTGGGGTATTAAAGCCAACATCAGGAAATTACCAATTAAAGGGTAAAGTTCTCTCACTGCTAGAATTGGGAACTGATTTTAATCCCGAACTTAGTGGACGAGGAAATGCAATTTATAGCGCTGAATTGTTGGGGTTTCCTGAAGGATATGTCCAAGAACGAATAAAAGAAATTGAAGATTTTTCGGAATTGGGAGATTTTTTTGACCGTCCCATGAAGTTGTATTCTTCGGGAATGAAGACAAGATTAGCTTTTTCTTTATTTGCGTTTTTGGAATGTGATGTCTTAATTTTAGATGAAGTTTTAGCAGTTGGAGATATTTTCTTTCAACAGAAATGTTATGCCCGGCTTGAGGAACTGATCGCAAAGCAGATTACGATTATTTTAGTGACTCACCAGTTAGCATCGGTACAGCAATATTGTAAAGAAGTGATTGTACTGCATCGTGGAGAAAAAATCTTTCAAGGAGAATCGATGAAAGGTATTATTAAGTTCCATCAACTAAAGATGGGCTTGGCTAATAATGTTTCTCCGACTGTTCTTCAAGAAAAGGTAGAAGTACCTTTAGAAATGCCGGATGATTTTTTTTGGCCTGCTGATGAAGTTTTTATTCCTGTTTCTTTTCCCCAGGCAAATTATGCTCAACTAATTAGTTACACTATTTGTAACGTTAAGGGTGAGGGTTGCGTCAATTTTTTGCAAGGCGAACAAGCTTATTTTTGTTGCGAATTTCAACTAAAGGAAACTATTGGTGTACCAATTGCTGTTGTCATGATTACTAATAAGTTTAATGTGGTAATTCATAGTAAGTCTTCCTGTCTGCAAAAGGTTAGCGTTCCTCAGCAAGTTCATCATGGCGATCGCGTGCGTTTTTGTCGTAGTATTAACCTTAGTATCGCTCCGGGTGAATACGTTCTCGGTTTTGCTTTAGTAACAATGCACGCTGATGATTATGCTTGCATTGATGAACTTCCCCAAGCGGAATTTAACAGCCGTATTCAGATTTGTGATGTTTATGAAAAGGTAGGTGTTTTTTATGTTGCACCCCATTACACCTTCAATCATCACTCTCATTTTGGATTGTGTAATTTGCCTGGGGATGGACAAATTCAAGTTATTAAAAGCTCAAAGTAG
- a CDS encoding glycosyltransferase: protein MSTVTPFSSVSEFINLLETRKQKFYTSVVYNPPVVSIISSFFNAHEYFAATYESVINQTWQNFEWIIVDDRSTSPDAIALFDSLPAKSAKIKTLYHQTNRGLAAGRNKAIAHARGKYLFFMDLDDLLDPTCIEKCVLFLETHPEFSFVNSYSVGFQAQEYWWTHGFNQPSQFIHQNWITGRLLYRKSDFDCLGGFDENLRFYEDWERWLKAITNNQKGWTIPEYLDCYRRLDSGLLTTSRANITEEKRIAELIRSRHQDFFNNNYIPDITIHRCDFVAHSCSKNIDIVNSLEHNESSVLCFFPHLEVGGADKFNIDLVTLLAARGYELTIITTSKSAHPWQKHFYEVTADIFHLCNFLKDSDWLSFIKYIIKSRQINIVFISNSYIAYYFLPLLRHEFPDVVFVDFTHTIDPGWRGCGYPRLSCQFSQFLDWQIVSSHHLAEYYRCLNPQTAEKLQVCHTNINTDKWVQDKKQRQEVRSHLQIPDDAVVILFPARLVEQKRPLLLIDIFQELVNRSLNITIIVVGNGHLLPEMQAKIHHYGLESHFHILPAINPEEMFGIYCAVDILLLPSAYEGISLVIYEAMSMQLPVVASDVGGQAELVIPGTGFLVPKADNEESEVKEYLKVLIPLIKDSELRSKIGYYARQRVVELFSLDKMGERIDVLFTEAIALCQTKSQPNADLALAEETLLIALEYLHQEQVLNQFWRENNLLREERHELAWKKRAMESSKFWKFRRLWFKLKRSLHLTQEEEI from the coding sequence ATGTCTACAGTTACACCTTTCTCTAGCGTCAGCGAATTTATCAATTTGCTGGAAACGAGAAAACAAAAGTTTTATACTTCAGTGGTATATAATCCGCCAGTCGTATCAATTATTTCTTCATTTTTTAATGCTCATGAATATTTTGCAGCTACTTATGAGTCTGTAATCAATCAAACTTGGCAAAATTTTGAATGGATCATTGTTGACGATCGCTCAACATCCCCAGATGCGATCGCTCTTTTTGATTCCTTACCAGCTAAGTCTGCAAAAATCAAAACGCTCTACCATCAAACCAACAGGGGGTTAGCGGCTGGGAGAAATAAAGCGATCGCTCATGCTAGGGGGAAATACCTCTTCTTTATGGATTTGGACGATCTGCTAGATCCTACCTGTATTGAAAAATGCGTTCTTTTCCTAGAAACTCATCCAGAATTCTCCTTCGTCAACTCTTATTCTGTTGGTTTTCAAGCTCAAGAATATTGGTGGACTCATGGCTTTAATCAACCATCGCAATTTATTCACCAAAATTGGATTACAGGTAGATTACTTTATCGGAAATCCGACTTCGATTGTTTGGGAGGATTTGATGAAAACCTGAGATTTTACGAAGATTGGGAAAGATGGCTCAAAGCCATAACCAACAATCAAAAAGGTTGGACAATACCAGAATACCTAGATTGTTATCGTCGCCTTGATTCTGGCTTATTAACAACGTCTAGAGCAAATATTACAGAAGAAAAACGAATTGCAGAGTTAATTCGCTCTCGCCATCAAGATTTTTTTAATAACAATTATATTCCCGATATCACTATCCACCGATGTGATTTTGTTGCTCATAGCTGCTCCAAAAACATAGATATCGTTAATTCTCTTGAACATAACGAATCCAGCGTACTTTGCTTTTTCCCTCACTTAGAAGTTGGCGGTGCTGACAAATTTAATATCGATTTAGTTACTCTACTAGCTGCTCGTGGTTATGAACTGACTATTATTACAACTTCAAAATCAGCACATCCTTGGCAGAAACATTTTTATGAGGTGACAGCAGATATATTTCACCTGTGTAACTTTTTAAAAGACAGTGACTGGTTAAGTTTTATCAAATATATTATTAAATCACGTCAAATTAATATTGTTTTTATCTCAAATTCCTATATTGCTTACTATTTTTTGCCCTTACTGCGTCACGAATTTCCTGATGTCGTTTTTGTTGACTTTACTCATACTATAGATCCTGGTTGGCGAGGCTGTGGATATCCACGCCTTTCCTGCCAATTCAGCCAATTCTTAGACTGGCAAATCGTATCTAGTCATCACCTTGCGGAATATTATCGATGTTTGAATCCGCAAACCGCCGAGAAATTGCAAGTCTGTCATACCAATATCAATACTGATAAATGGGTGCAGGATAAAAAGCAGCGTCAGGAGGTGCGATCGCATCTGCAAATTCCCGATGATGCAGTTGTCATCTTATTCCCAGCACGATTAGTAGAACAAAAACGTCCTCTACTGTTAATTGATATTTTTCAAGAACTAGTTAATCGCTCTCTCAACATTACAATAATTGTTGTGGGTAATGGTCATTTATTACCCGAAATGCAGGCTAAAATTCATCACTATGGTTTAGAATCACACTTTCATATATTGCCGGCTATTAATCCTGAAGAGATGTTTGGCATCTATTGTGCAGTAGATATCTTGTTACTCCCATCAGCTTATGAAGGAATTTCTCTAGTGATTTATGAAGCCATGTCAATGCAATTGCCAGTTGTAGCTTCAGATGTGGGAGGACAAGCAGAATTAGTCATACCTGGAACTGGGTTTTTAGTTCCTAAAGCAGACAATGAAGAAAGTGAAGTCAAGGAATATCTGAAAGTATTAATTCCTTTAATTAAAGATAGCGAATTGCGCTCTAAAATCGGTTATTATGCGCGGCAACGAGTTGTTGAACTATTTTCCTTAGACAAGATGGGTGAACGCATAGATGTTCTATTCACTGAGGCGATCGCACTTTGTCAAACTAAGTCTCAACCCAATGCAGATTTAGCACTTGCTGAAGAAACGCTATTAATAGCGCTGGAATATCTACATCAAGAACAAGTTTTAAATCAGTTTTGGCGAGAGAACAATTTACTGAGGGAAGAAAGACACGAATTAGCTTGGAAAAAACGAGCTATGGAATCATCCAAGTTCTGGAAATTCCGGAGACTGTGGTTTAAGCTGAAGCGATCGCTACATTTGACTCAAGAAGAGGAAATCTAG
- a CDS encoding ABC transporter permease, producing MKKHWFLNNLYKYRRYIWYNAWYELRYRYAGTGIGILWNIINPLCEILIYTVVFSLLLSRGARGSSYALYLMAGLLPWRTFAETIASGSNAFVQNSIYLRRLAIPSEVFVAKVSLTSLFLLFIYLALVLPVGILLGGNLGFGILLLPVLGVLLEGLGFGMGLILANLQTLFPDVKQILQFLIPLWSWMIPIFYPESIIPKNILPWLYLNPPYAYIQSVRNIILENQMPGFHVWLIMLGWLALFVWLGNVVNQKLQDEIRDVI from the coding sequence ATGAAAAAGCACTGGTTTTTAAATAATCTTTATAAGTATCGGCGCTATATCTGGTACAACGCTTGGTATGAATTGCGTTACCGCTATGCTGGAACGGGTATAGGTATCCTTTGGAACATTATTAATCCTCTGTGCGAAATTCTCATTTACACAGTTGTATTTTCTTTACTACTTTCTCGTGGTGCGCGGGGGAGTTCCTATGCTTTATACTTGATGGCTGGCTTGCTACCTTGGCGGACATTTGCGGAAACTATTGCGAGTGGTAGCAATGCTTTTGTACAAAATTCTATTTATCTGCGACGTTTAGCAATTCCTTCTGAGGTTTTCGTGGCTAAAGTCTCTTTAACTTCGCTATTTCTGCTGTTTATTTACCTAGCTTTAGTGCTTCCTGTTGGTATTTTGTTAGGTGGGAATCTGGGTTTTGGAATATTGTTATTACCAGTGTTGGGAGTACTTTTAGAAGGCTTAGGTTTTGGTATGGGATTAATTTTAGCTAACTTGCAAACTCTTTTTCCCGATGTCAAGCAGATTTTACAATTTTTAATTCCCTTATGGAGTTGGATGATACCTATTTTTTATCCAGAATCCATTATTCCCAAAAATATTTTACCTTGGCTTTATCTGAATCCACCCTATGCATATATTCAGTCAGTTCGCAATATCATTTTAGAAAATCAAATGCCAGGATTTCATGTTTGGCTAATTATGCTGGGATGGCTCGCTTTATTTGTTTGGTTAGGTAATGTTGTCAATCAAAAACTCCAAGATGAGATTAGAGATGTGATATAG
- a CDS encoding sulfotransferase has product MEYQLRKLVTHYRKSLQIKPDNLAIYDKIAELYYEQGELEKALEVCQEALQIQPDLASVPKILNKILQTLGFEGEEITAIQNILQKKLDYESFHLLLSRSETVKTAADAKTWKDAIGLGYDFKEKKQWDEAITAYMKAIEIEPSLSLSYFTLNCIINYCFFPQPNQLERIITFYHQLIQGCLTSPYAYVVLGDMLTAQGKVSEAITAYKTAIYRTIYLSQKITTKYINSPKIDDVSFLIIGMGKAGTSSLYYYLCQHPQILPATDKELHFFNKKFDLGVDWYLAHFPPLPVEGGFLTGEATPWYLGSYEVEKRVFQLFPKIKLIAILRNPVTRAISQYNMHLRSMRENRSLEVAMTSELEILKGMADPTQVIEKYWQTEKGYLWVGLYFYFLEKWMAVFPREQFLILRSEDLYNQTDKTMKQVYNFLEITDYSLSEYPKVNSGSYSKNNDELRKKLSDFFQPHNQKLEDFLGMKFNWE; this is encoded by the coding sequence ATGGAATACCAGCTAAGAAAATTAGTAACTCATTATCGAAAATCTCTACAGATAAAGCCTGACAACCTAGCCATTTATGACAAAATAGCCGAACTTTATTATGAACAAGGAGAATTAGAGAAAGCTCTCGAAGTTTGCCAAGAAGCTTTGCAAATTCAACCAGATTTAGCATCAGTACCTAAAATCTTAAACAAGATATTACAAACTTTAGGTTTTGAAGGAGAAGAAATTACTGCCATTCAAAATATTCTCCAAAAGAAATTGGATTATGAAAGCTTTCATCTGCTCCTGTCACGTTCTGAGACAGTGAAAACGGCTGCTGATGCGAAGACATGGAAGGATGCCATTGGATTGGGATATGATTTCAAAGAAAAAAAGCAATGGGATGAGGCAATTACTGCTTATATGAAAGCGATTGAAATTGAACCATCCTTATCTTTATCTTATTTTACATTGAATTGTATAATCAACTATTGTTTTTTCCCTCAACCCAACCAATTAGAGAGAATAATCACCTTCTATCATCAACTAATTCAAGGATGTTTAACTTCACCCTATGCTTATGTAGTTTTAGGAGATATGTTAACTGCACAAGGTAAAGTATCTGAGGCAATTACTGCCTATAAAACTGCCATTTATAGAACAATTTATTTGAGTCAAAAAATTACAACTAAGTACATAAATTCTCCTAAAATTGATGATGTAAGTTTCTTGATTATTGGCATGGGTAAAGCTGGCACTTCTTCGCTTTACTATTATCTGTGCCAACACCCTCAAATTCTCCCAGCTACCGACAAAGAATTACATTTTTTTAATAAAAAATTTGACCTCGGAGTTGATTGGTATCTAGCTCATTTTCCTCCCCTTCCTGTAGAAGGAGGCTTTTTAACCGGAGAAGCAACTCCTTGGTATCTCGGTAGCTATGAAGTTGAAAAAAGAGTATTTCAGCTATTTCCCAAAATCAAGCTAATTGCTATATTACGTAACCCTGTTACCAGAGCAATTTCTCAATACAATATGCATCTTAGAAGCATGAGAGAAAATCGCTCTTTAGAAGTAGCGATGACCTCCGAATTGGAAATCTTAAAAGGTATGGCAGACCCCACTCAGGTCATTGAGAAATACTGGCAAACAGAAAAAGGATATCTCTGGGTTGGTTTATACTTCTATTTCTTAGAAAAATGGATGGCTGTTTTTCCGAGAGAACAGTTTCTAATTTTGCGAAGTGAAGACCTTTATAATCAAACAGATAAAACTATGAAACAGGTTTATAATTTTTTAGAAATAACTGATTACTCGCTTTCAGAATACCCCAAGGTTAATTCTGGTTCTTATTCAAAAAATAACGACGAATTACGCAAAAAATTATCTGATTTTTTTCAACCGCACAATCAGAAGTTAGAAGATTTTCTAGGTATGAAATTTAATTGGGAATAA
- a CDS encoding CPXCG motif-containing cysteine-rich protein has protein sequence MQNTAEYYCAYCGEPNLTFIDLSAGGQQSYVEDCQVCCNPNILYVRVDEDTLDIEIDTESES, from the coding sequence ATGCAAAACACAGCTGAGTATTACTGCGCCTATTGTGGTGAACCTAACTTAACCTTTATTGATTTGAGCGCAGGAGGACAGCAATCTTATGTAGAAGATTGTCAAGTTTGTTGTAACCCAAATATTTTGTATGTGCGGGTTGATGAAGATACCCTAGATATCGAAATTGATACTGAATCCGAAAGTTGA
- a CDS encoding glycosyltransferase — protein sequence MKIFLISSECPPVPGGIASYVGNMAAMFSDAGHNITVFARSPQTGIEERNNLKIIKIVPQDTYLLNSTNAHLRSETHPAFPYNIMGYWSAVSYQLAETVINYIRTHGQPDVIESEEYSGIAYFLLQKKLLGYPELQGVPIVLNLHSPQYLLYPANKMPSYHLSDYWVGRMEKFCILAADGIFAPTQYISQQVKTTLNPNLDIQIIPLPAPQKLLYPEKLPLSSPTPGDIVYFGRLEVRKGIIPLLEACSQLWDAGIDFKLTAIGGDTLYHLQGCYMKAYLTKKYRQYINSGKLIISPPLPQAQIYERVQKAWCVVIPSLWENFPNTCLESMLLGKAILASSAVGHVEMLQTAEMQGGVIFDWQISDDFAQKLNQILSYSKAEILNIGEKARTLILRISAPEKVLSQRIAHLQKVIGQHQNRNIFPSLNYPPHGKVSHPSSLVVDTDTSIKGRISICIPFYNCGHYISATLDSIFTSTYPDLEVIIFNDGSTDKKSLETLAAIEQTYSNLKIIHSQNLGVAAARNKMAEIATGEYTAFLDADDRVSPTFYTQAVKVLKQYQNVGFVASWIKEFGDSEKVWVAWNTEFPYLLCHNTLGVCTVVRKAAYLAAGGMKSLLAENLEDYECWVNMCEKGWLGVVIPELHYFYRIRSDSRLQKSNREQLLYLYELIAALHPHIYEDYGAEIYHLLNQNGASWLWDNPSQNTVELNINMTGMEILSLVANKLKKVYSDGGISLILNRLLLVAKSLSRS from the coding sequence ATGAAGATATTTTTGATTTCCAGTGAATGTCCTCCAGTTCCTGGTGGTATTGCTAGCTATGTCGGTAATATGGCGGCTATGTTTTCGGATGCTGGACATAATATCACTGTTTTTGCCCGCAGTCCTCAAACAGGAATTGAAGAAAGAAACAATCTGAAAATTATTAAAATAGTTCCTCAAGATACTTATTTATTAAATTCCACAAATGCTCATCTACGTTCTGAAACCCATCCAGCCTTTCCATATAACATCATGGGTTACTGGAGCGCTGTCAGCTATCAGTTAGCCGAAACAGTCATTAATTATATTCGCACTCACGGTCAACCAGATGTGATTGAGAGCGAAGAATATAGCGGGATTGCTTATTTTTTATTGCAAAAAAAGTTATTAGGTTATCCAGAACTACAAGGAGTACCAATAGTTCTCAACCTGCATAGTCCTCAATATCTGCTTTATCCTGCTAACAAAATGCCTAGTTATCACTTGTCTGATTACTGGGTAGGAAGAATGGAAAAGTTTTGCATCCTTGCTGCTGATGGAATTTTCGCTCCCACCCAGTACATTTCCCAACAGGTAAAAACGACTTTAAATCCTAACCTCGATATTCAAATTATTCCTTTACCAGCACCTCAGAAACTTTTATATCCAGAGAAATTACCATTATCTTCACCCACACCGGGAGATATAGTTTACTTCGGCAGATTAGAAGTCAGGAAAGGTATTATCCCCTTGTTAGAAGCTTGCAGTCAGTTGTGGGATGCAGGCATAGATTTCAAGCTTACAGCCATTGGTGGCGATACTTTATATCACCTGCAAGGCTGCTATATGAAAGCTTATTTAACAAAAAAATACCGTCAATATATTAATTCAGGAAAATTAATAATTTCTCCGCCTCTACCCCAAGCACAAATATATGAACGAGTGCAAAAAGCGTGGTGCGTAGTCATTCCTTCTCTATGGGAAAATTTTCCTAATACATGCCTAGAATCTATGCTCTTAGGTAAAGCGATTTTAGCCTCATCTGCTGTTGGACATGTAGAAATGCTACAAACAGCAGAAATGCAAGGAGGTGTAATTTTTGATTGGCAGATATCTGATGATTTCGCTCAAAAACTAAACCAAATTCTCAGTTATTCAAAAGCTGAAATTTTAAATATAGGAGAAAAAGCTCGTACTTTAATTTTGAGAATTTCGGCACCTGAAAAAGTATTATCACAACGTATAGCACATTTACAAAAAGTTATTGGGCAGCATCAAAATAGAAATATTTTTCCGTCTTTAAACTATCCACCTCACGGTAAAGTTTCTCATCCCTCATCTTTAGTTGTAGATACAGACACAAGTATAAAAGGTAGAATATCTATTTGCATTCCCTTCTACAACTGCGGACACTATATCAGTGCAACGCTTGACTCTATATTTACCTCAACTTATCCAGATCTGGAAGTCATTATCTTCAACGACGGTAGTACAGATAAAAAGAGCCTCGAAACTCTAGCAGCTATCGAACAAACATATAGTAACCTGAAAATTATTCACTCTCAAAACCTGGGTGTAGCCGCAGCAAGAAATAAAATGGCAGAGATAGCTACTGGTGAATACACCGCTTTTCTGGATGCTGATGATCGAGTTTCTCCAACTTTTTATACACAAGCAGTAAAGGTTTTAAAGCAGTACCAAAATGTCGGTTTTGTTGCTTCTTGGATTAAAGAATTTGGCGATTCAGAAAAAGTTTGGGTAGCTTGGAATACGGAATTTCCTTATCTACTTTGTCACAACACTCTTGGCGTTTGTACCGTGGTGCGAAAAGCTGCTTACCTTGCTGCTGGTGGGATGAAATCTCTATTAGCAGAGAATTTAGAAGATTACGAATGTTGGGTTAATATGTGCGAAAAAGGTTGGCTGGGAGTTGTAATTCCCGAATTGCACTATTTTTATCGCATTCGTTCTGATTCCCGTTTGCAAAAGAGCAACCGCGAGCAACTGCTCTATCTTTATGAGTTAATTGCTGCCTTACATCCTCATATCTATGAAGATTATGGTGCAGAGATTTATCATTTATTAAATCAAAATGGTGCGTCTTGGTTGTGGGATAATCCTTCACAAAATACAGTCGAACTCAATATTAATATGACGGGTATGGAAATACTCTCTCTTGTAGCCAATAAGCTCAAGAAAGTGTACAGCGATGGGGGAATATCTTTAATATTAAACAGGTTACTGCTAGTGGCAAAATCACTTTCACGAAGCTGA